Part of the Ignavibacterium album JCM 16511 genome, ATGCTATATATAATTTGTCTGAAAAATGTATTAAAGGAATTAAAGCTAATCGTGATAGATGCAGAGAGAATTTATTAAATTCGTCTGCAGTTGCTGCAATATTGATAAATGAATTTGGTTACGATAAAAATTCTGAATTGGTAAAAGAAGCTTATCATAAAAAAATAAGTTTTATTTCATTGCTGAAAGAAAAGAATCTCATCAATGAGCAAAAGTTAAATGAAATTATAAGTCGCGAAATAGGTGTTAAAATTGAATAAAGTAGCTGAAGCAAACAGACCACACATAGCAATTGTCGGAAGAAGAAATGTTGGGAAATCTTCTTTGGTAAATGCATTACTAGGACAGGATTTGTCAATAGTATCTGATGTTCCAGGTACTACAACCGACCCTGTTAAAAAAGCATTTGAGCTTTTACCATACGGACCCGTTGTGTTAGTTGATACTGCCGGGATTGATGATGAAGGTGAACTCGGTCAAAAGAGAATAAGTAAGACAATTAAAATTCTTTCACAATCTGATTTTGCTCTTGTTGTGCTTGATGCAAGGGAACGATTGCAGAGTAAAGAATTAGAGTTACTGGCATATCTTGATAAAATTTCTGTCAACTATATAGTTGCGATAAATAAAATTGAATTTGGAGTTAATCCAAAATTACTTGATGAACTTAAAGAACTACGCATCACACACTTTGAAGTATCCTGCAAAGAGAAAGTCGGTATTGATGAGCTTAAAAGAAAAATGATTCGTATGCTTCCAGCAGAAATTGAACCACCACTTATCAGCGACATTGTTTCGCAAGGTGATGTTGTAGTAATGGTTGTTCCGATTGATTTGGGCGCACCAAAGGGAAGATTGATTTTACCTCAGGTTCAAACAATCCGTGAGGCACTTGATGAAGATACAATTGTAATTGTCTGCAAGGATAAAGAACTTCGTTCAATATTGAATAATCTGAAAAACTATCCGGATCTGGTAATCACTGACAGTCAGGCAATAATGCGTGTGGCTGCCGATGTTCCGGAAAAAGTTAAGCTTACTACTTTTTCGATTTTAATGGCTCGTCATAAAGGCGATCTTCCGACTTTTGTGAGAGGATTGAAAAGAGTTGAAGAGCTTGAGAACGGTGATAAAGTTTTAATAGCCGAAGCTTGTACACATCATGCTCAGGCAGATGATATCGGTACAGTTAAAATTCCGAGATGGCTACGAAATCATACAAGAAAAAATTTACAGATTGATATTGCACACGGAGCTGATTATCCTGATAACCTTTCCGATTATAAACTTATCGTTCACTGCGGAGGATGTATGCTTACACGACGGGCAATGTTAACAAGGATGAACGAGGCAAAACTCCTTGATGTCCCGATTGTTAATTATGGAGTTCTTATTTCTTATATGCACGGTGCCATTCCACGAGCACTTCGTCCTTTTGAAGAAGCAATTGCAGAATGGGAAAGACTAAAAGTTAATACCAGATAAGTTTTGTTTTTTATTTTCTCGTATGTCAAATTCATTCACAGTTTCAATAATTTTTTGAAACCCTACTAAGTTGCATTCAAAAAGTTAACTCATTGCGTTGAAATTAAATCATCCAAGTTGTATTTAATCCTCAAGAATTAGTTGTTCTAACTTCTCAAAAATTGTCTGCAAGAGTATTTTGCTCCATCTCACAAAATCATTCCTCAATTCAGTAAACTACTTCTCACATACAAGAAAACTTAATTGCTGATTACAAACTTTTGATTTGAAAATTTTATTTAAGAAAAACTTTTTTTTATCAATTTATGGCATTTAATATGTCCTCACAAGGCGACTGCGATTTAACTAATTGAGGACAAAATGCACAAACAAATATTTGAATCATATAAGCCGCTTGACAGAAGTAGTCTTATTCCGCTTCTTCAGGATATTCAGAATATTTATGGCTATTTACCTGAAAATGCATTAAGAGATATTTCAGACTTTGTTGGAGTTCCTTTGAGCAGAGTTTACGGAGTTGCAACTTTTTACAATCAGTTCAGATTAACTCCATTGGGAAAAAATATAATTCGTGTTTGCAGAGGAACTGCCTGCCATGTAAAAAATTCAGCTAATATTCTTTATGCACTTGAAAGCGAACTCGGAATTAAAGCAGGAGAAACTACTCGCGATAAGCAATTCACAATCGAAGTTGTTAACTGCATCGGTGCTTGCTCAATAGCACCTGTAATTCTGGTTAATGATGATTATCACGGAAGAATAACCGTTAAAGACATTCCAAAAATTCTAAAGAAATATCAAACCACGCCGGCAAATAAAAAGCCCGAGAAAGCAGAGGTGGAAGAATGAAAAACTTTGATCAGCTATGTTGTGAAAAATGCTGGCACACTCCGCAAAATCCTTGCGAACATTTTATTCAGTGCTGTACAGAAGGACCCCTTTGTCATAATGATGAAAAATGCCGGATTGAAATTTCATCATTGAGAAAGAGATTAAGATATGAAGAACACGAACTTCCAATAATAATAATTGGAATGGGAACCTGCGGACTTGCTTCAGGTGCAGGAAAAGTTAAAGAGACAATTCTGGAAGAATTAAAAAAGTTAAACATCGAAGCTATTGTTGAATCTACGGGCTGTATTGGTTACTGCGCTGTTGAACCAATTGTTGACGTAAAACTTCCCGGTGAAGACAGAGTTTCTTATTGTGAAATCGTTCCGAAAATAGTTCCTAAGTTTTTACATACCGTTCTGATTGAAAAGAAAATCTTCAAAGAAAAACTTTTAGGAACTCATGGTAAAACAAATCAGGACGCAAGAAATATTAATGAAATTCCTTTCTTCGAATTTCAGAGAAAAATTGTTTTATCAAATTGTGGAATAATAAATCCGGATTCAATTGACACTTATCTTGCTTATGGCGGATTTAAGGCATTCGATAAAGTAGTTCGATTAATGAAACCCGAAGAAGTTATTAAAGAAATTTCAATAAGCGGTTTAAGAGGAAGAGGCGGCGGAGGATTTCCAACAGGGAAGAAATGGGAATTGGCATACAAACAAAAAGCAGATCAGAAATATTTAATCTGTAATGCTGATGAAGGAGATCCGGGTGCATTTATGGATCGTTCTCTTCTCGAAAGCGATCCGTTCAGAGTAATTGAAGGAATGATGATTGCGGCTTATGCAATCGGTGCTTCGCAGGCTTACATTTATTGCCGTGCCGAATATCCGCTTGCAATTGAAAAACTTCAGAATGCAATTAACCTTTGTGAAAGATATGGAATTCTCGGAAACAACATTCTGAATACAGGATTTTCACTTCACATAAAAATTAAAAAGGGTGCAGGTGCTTTTGTATGCGGGGAAGAAACCGCGCTGATAGCTTCTATCGAAGGTAAGAGAGGAATGCCAAGACCTCGTCCACCTTATCCTGTGCAAGCCGGACTTTGGGGCAAACCTACTGTTATTAATAATGTTGAAACTTTTGGTAATGTTCCTTCAATAATTTTGATGGGTGGAGAAGAGTTCGCAAAAATCGGAACAGAGAAATCCAAAGGGACAAAAGTTTTTGCACTCAGTGGCAATGTTAAAAACACCGGACTTGTTGAAGTTCCGATGGGTACAACTCTCGCTGATGTTGTTTTCAAAATTGGCGGAGGAATTCCAAACGGAAAAGAATTCAAAGCAGTTCAGATTGGCGGACCTTCGGGTGGTTGCATTCCCGAGCATTTGATAGATACTCCGGTTGATTATGAATCATTAAAAGAAATTGGTGCTATGATGGGTTCGGGTGGATTTGTTGTAATGGATGAAGATACTTGTATGGTTGATGTAGCGAAGTACTTCTTAACTTTTATTCAACAGGAAAGCTGTGGTAAATGTGTTCCGTGTCGTGAAGGCACAAAAAGAATGCTTGAAATTATTGAAAGAATTCCTCAGCGATATTCATCCGGCAAAGATAAGAATGAACAGTTGTTAAGATTTAAAGGAATGATTCACTTACAGAGACTGGCTGATGTAATTAAAGATACTTCATTGTGCGGATTGGGGCAGTCGGCGCCAAATCCAGTTTTATCAGGATTAAGATATTTCCGTGAAGAATATGAAGAACACTTGTACGATAGAAAATGTTCTGCCGGAGTTTGTAAGGAACTTCTGACTTTCACAATAGATAATGAGAAGTGTACAGGCTGTGGAATCTGTTTGAGAAAATGTGCAGTTGAAGCAATTGTTGGTGAAAAAGGTCAGGCACATTATATACTCGATGAAAAATGCATTAAGTGCGGAATGTGTGTTGAGAATTGCCGCTTTGATGCGATAAATGTTAATTAGAGTTCAAGTTCAAGTTTAAGATAATTGTTATTTTGCATTATTGCAGTTGAATTTATTCAACTGTTCAAAAGATTTATAAAAAGCTAAAAAATTGAAATTTCGGAGTAACAAATGGTTCAGTTAACTATAAACGGAATAAAAGTAAATGCAGAAGAAGGAATGACAATTCTTGATGCTGCAAAGTCTGTTGGAATAACAATTCCAACTTTGTGTCATATGAAAAACTTATTTCCATCCGGAGCTTGCAGAATATGTTCTGTTGAAGTTGAAGGATTCAAAGGATTAACACCCGCTTGTGCTTATCCCGTTTCTGATGGATTGGTTGTTGAAACAGATTCGCCTCGTGTAAGAAAAGCAAGAAAAACTATTGTTGAATTACTTGTGGAAAATCATCCGCAGGATTGTTTAATCTGCGTAAGAAATAAAAACTGTGAATTGCAGGATTTATCCGAAAGATACGGAGTTCGTGAACATCGTTATGTTGGTGAAACTAAATCTCACGCAATTGATATCTCAAGCGCTTCGATGGAAAGAGACCCAGCAAAATGTATTCTTTGCGGCAGATGCGTTCGTGCTTGTCACGAAGTTCAAAAAATCGGTGCGATTGATTTTACGAAAAGAGGATTTGCCTCAATCGTTACAACTCCTTACAACAAAGGATTGAATGTAAGCGATTGTATTCTGTGCGGACAATGTATTCTTGTATGTCCAACAGCAGCATTAAGAGAAAAAAGCTCTGTAAAGGAAGTAGCTTCTGCACTGTATGACAGAAAAAAATATTGTATCGCTCAGGTTGCGCCTGCTGTTCGTGCTTCAATTGGTGAAGAATATAATATGCCTTTAGGTACTGATGTTACCGGTTTACTTGTTACAGGACTTCGTCGCCTCGGCTTCAAAAAAGTTTTTGACACAAACTTTGCGGCTGACTTGACAATTATGGAAGAAGCTTCCGAATTAATTAACAGAATTCAGAATGGCGGTTCACTGCCAATGTTCACAAGTTGCTGTCCCGGTTGGGTTAAATATGCTGAGATGAACAATCCTGAAATACTTGATCATATTTCAACTTGTAAATCTCCACACGAAATGGAGGGAGCAGTTCTTAAAACTTATTATGCTAAGAAAATGGGAATTGATCCGAAAGATATTTTTGTTGTTTCGATTATGCCTTGTACAGTTAAGAAATATGAATCCGCTAGACCTGAACTGAAAGAAGAAGTTCTTCCTGATGTTGATGCCGTTCTGACAACAAGAGAGTTAGTTCGCTTCTTCAAAATTGCAGGAATTGATTTTAATGATTTACCTGAAAGTGAATTTGATAATCCGCTTGGTGAATCAACAGGTGCAGCTGCAATATTCGGAACAAGCGGTGGTGTAATGGAAGCTGCATTGAGAACAGCTTATTGGAAACTTACAGGCAAAGAACTTGATAAACTTGAGTTTGAAGAAATCCGCGGAATGGAAGGCGTTAAAGAAGCAACAGTCAATATCAATGGGATGGATATAAATATCGCAGTAGTTAATGGAATCGGTAATGTTAAGCAGATTGTTGAAGAGGTTGCAGCAGGAAAATCAAAACATCATTTCATTGAAGTTATGGCTTGTCCCGGTGGTTGCATCAACGGTGGCGGACAGCCAATTCATCAGAAACCAGAAAAAGTAATGAAACGTGTTAAAGTCCTTTATCAGATTGATGAAAATGCAAAGCACAGAAGATCACACGAGAATGAATCAGTGAAAACTTTGTACCGAGAATTTTTTGGTGAACCAAATTCTCACAAAGCTCACGAGATTCTTCATACTGAGTATTTTGATAAGAAGAAAATTTTAAGAAATTAGTTATTACCATAAATGTCGTCCTGAGCTTGTCGAAGGATGCAGCTAAGTGATCAAAGTATCTAAGTGGTAAAAATCTTTTCTTCACCACTAAGAAACAAAGAGCACCAAGGGACACTAAGGGAAAAATGAATCATGCAATAGTTACAACCATAACTGATAGATGTAAACGATGTTATTCGTGCATCAGAGAATGCCCGGCTGCCGCTATTCGTGTAGTGGATGGACAAGCAAAAGTTATCGAAGAAAGATGTATTTCGTGCGGACATTGTGTCAAGGTCTGCTCTCAGGATGCAAAACAGATATTCTCAGAAATTGATATTGTATTCGACCTTCTTCGGACAAATAAAGTAGTTGCTATTGTTGCACCTTCCTTCGCTGCTTCATTTCCTGAAAATTATAAAAGAGTTCCAACAGCATTAAGAAAACTTGGTTTCACTCAGGTAGTAGAAACTGCGTTTGGCGCTGATCTTATTGCAAATCATTATTCTGAAATTCTTAAATCAGAAGCTGATAAAACTATTATTAGCTCGGCTTGTCCGGCTGTTGTTAGCTTCATTCAGAAATATTATGTAGAGCTTGTCCCTAATCTTGCAAAGGTTGTTTCACCAATGATTGCACTTGGCAGATATCTTAAACAGGAATTAGGGGATGAAATCAAAATCGTTTTTATCGGTCCTTGTGTAGCAAAAAAACACGAAGCAGTTGATGATGAAGTTTACGGGGTAATTGATGCTGTTTTAACTTTTCACGAATTAAAAGAAATGTTTGATGAAAAACAGATTGAGATAAATTCTCTTGAAGAAAGTGAATTTGATCCTCCACATGCAATGATGGGTAAAGCTTATCCGCTTGCGGGAGGTTTACTTAAAACGACAGACATAAATGATGATGTACTTGAAAAAGATATAATCGTTGTTGAAGGAAAGAAAAAAGTTCTTGAGATAATTGAGGAGATTGCACATAACAACATCAATGCGAAGTTTACAGATATTCTTTTCTGTGAAGGTTGTATAAGCGGACCGGCGATTGATACAACTCTGAACTATTACTCACGACGCGAAAAAGTTATTGATTACATTCAGGAAAAAATTAATAATGTTGATAGAAGAGTCTGGAAGAGTAATCTTTACAATGCAAGAAAATTAAATCTCATAAGAAATTTCAAAGCCGATAATCAGCGACGACCGATGCCTGATGAAGAGAAAATCAGAGAGATACTTGCACAGACAAAAAAGTTCACACCAAAAGATGAACTCAATTGTGGTGCTTGCGGATATGAAACCTGTCGTGAATATGCTATTGCTATTGCAAAAGGTCTTGCCGAAAAAGAAATGTGCTTACCTTATCTTATTGATGAATTAAGAACTGCTTATGAAAATTTAAGTAACACACAGGAACAATTAAGAATAGCAGAAAAGCTTGCGTCAATCGGACAGCTTGCTGCTGGTGTTGCACACGAAATCAATAATCCGCTTGGTACTATTCTGCTATATACTTCAATGCTAAAAAAAGAACTTGAAAAATATTATAATGATGATCGTTATAAAGCTGACTTTGAACTAATTATTGAAGAAGCAAACAGATGTAAAAATATAGTTTCAAATCTTCTGAACTTTGCACGACAGGGAAAATTAAATCTCCGGGAATTTGATGTTAAAAATTCTGTTGAAGATGTTTTAAAACCTTTTACAGTAAATCCATCTTACAGGAATATTGATTTTATCTTAGATGCGGCCAATAATGATTGTAAGATTGTAGCTGATGAAGATCAACTTAAACAAGTTTTTATTAATGTCATTAAAAATGCTTGTGATGCAATGAGCGAATCTGAAAAGAAATTACTTAAAGTCAATGTAAATTGTGCTGATAAAGAAGTTACAATTGAATTTTCAGATACAGGCATAGGTATTCCAAAAGAAAATCAAAATAAAATATTTACTCCTTTCTTCACTACTAAAAGTATTGGGAAAGGAACGGGTTTGGGTCTGGCAATTTCATACGGAATTATTAAAATGCATAAAGGAAATATTACTTTTACTTCCGAAGAAGGTAAAGGAACAATATTCAAAATAACTTTACCGAAGAATCAATTATCTAATGGTTAGAAAAAATTATCGGAGAGATTAATTATGAATGAAAAAAAGAAAATACTTTTAGTTGATGATGACCTCGATCTTCTTGAACAAAATAAAATCCTTATTGAATCAAAAGGTTATGAAGTGATAACCGCAAACAGTGCAAAAGAAGGTTGGGAAATATTCAAGAAGACCAAACCTGATGCGTGTGTGATAGATTTAATTATGGAAGAGTATGATTCAGGTTTTGTTCTTTGTCATCGTATTAAAAAAGATGAACACGGAAAGAACATCCCTGTTTTCATATTAACTTCAGCAACTTATGACACTGGATTTAAATTCGGTGCATCAACCAGTGAGGAAAGAGAATGGATAAATGCTGATGAACTGATTAACAAGCCAGTTGTTATTGATGAGTTTGTTCAGAAGCTCGAGAATTATTTTGAGTTGAATCAAAAGAAATAGAACACAGATAACACT contains:
- the hydF gene encoding [FeFe] hydrogenase H-cluster maturation GTPase HydF; this translates as MNKVAEANRPHIAIVGRRNVGKSSLVNALLGQDLSIVSDVPGTTTDPVKKAFELLPYGPVVLVDTAGIDDEGELGQKRISKTIKILSQSDFALVVLDARERLQSKELELLAYLDKISVNYIVAINKIEFGVNPKLLDELKELRITHFEVSCKEKVGIDELKRKMIRMLPAEIEPPLISDIVSQGDVVVMVVPIDLGAPKGRLILPQVQTIREALDEDTIVIVCKDKELRSILNNLKNYPDLVITDSQAIMRVAADVPEKVKLTTFSILMARHKGDLPTFVRGLKRVEELENGDKVLIAEACTHHAQADDIGTVKIPRWLRNHTRKNLQIDIAHGADYPDNLSDYKLIVHCGGCMLTRRAMLTRMNEAKLLDVPIVNYGVLISYMHGAIPRALRPFEEAIAEWERLKVNTR
- the nuoE gene encoding NADH-quinone oxidoreductase subunit NuoE, translating into MHKQIFESYKPLDRSSLIPLLQDIQNIYGYLPENALRDISDFVGVPLSRVYGVATFYNQFRLTPLGKNIIRVCRGTACHVKNSANILYALESELGIKAGETTRDKQFTIEVVNCIGACSIAPVILVNDDYHGRITVKDIPKILKKYQTTPANKKPEKAEVEE
- a CDS encoding NADH-quinone oxidoreductase subunit NuoF, which gives rise to MKNFDQLCCEKCWHTPQNPCEHFIQCCTEGPLCHNDEKCRIEISSLRKRLRYEEHELPIIIIGMGTCGLASGAGKVKETILEELKKLNIEAIVESTGCIGYCAVEPIVDVKLPGEDRVSYCEIVPKIVPKFLHTVLIEKKIFKEKLLGTHGKTNQDARNINEIPFFEFQRKIVLSNCGIINPDSIDTYLAYGGFKAFDKVVRLMKPEEVIKEISISGLRGRGGGGFPTGKKWELAYKQKADQKYLICNADEGDPGAFMDRSLLESDPFRVIEGMMIAAYAIGASQAYIYCRAEYPLAIEKLQNAINLCERYGILGNNILNTGFSLHIKIKKGAGAFVCGEETALIASIEGKRGMPRPRPPYPVQAGLWGKPTVINNVETFGNVPSIILMGGEEFAKIGTEKSKGTKVFALSGNVKNTGLVEVPMGTTLADVVFKIGGGIPNGKEFKAVQIGGPSGGCIPEHLIDTPVDYESLKEIGAMMGSGGFVVMDEDTCMVDVAKYFLTFIQQESCGKCVPCREGTKRMLEIIERIPQRYSSGKDKNEQLLRFKGMIHLQRLADVIKDTSLCGLGQSAPNPVLSGLRYFREEYEEHLYDRKCSAGVCKELLTFTIDNEKCTGCGICLRKCAVEAIVGEKGQAHYILDEKCIKCGMCVENCRFDAINVN
- a CDS encoding NADH-dependent [FeFe] hydrogenase, group A6 yields the protein MVQLTINGIKVNAEEGMTILDAAKSVGITIPTLCHMKNLFPSGACRICSVEVEGFKGLTPACAYPVSDGLVVETDSPRVRKARKTIVELLVENHPQDCLICVRNKNCELQDLSERYGVREHRYVGETKSHAIDISSASMERDPAKCILCGRCVRACHEVQKIGAIDFTKRGFASIVTTPYNKGLNVSDCILCGQCILVCPTAALREKSSVKEVASALYDRKKYCIAQVAPAVRASIGEEYNMPLGTDVTGLLVTGLRRLGFKKVFDTNFAADLTIMEEASELINRIQNGGSLPMFTSCCPGWVKYAEMNNPEILDHISTCKSPHEMEGAVLKTYYAKKMGIDPKDIFVVSIMPCTVKKYESARPELKEEVLPDVDAVLTTRELVRFFKIAGIDFNDLPESEFDNPLGESTGAAAIFGTSGGVMEAALRTAYWKLTGKELDKLEFEEIRGMEGVKEATVNINGMDINIAVVNGIGNVKQIVEEVAAGKSKHHFIEVMACPGGCINGGGQPIHQKPEKVMKRVKVLYQIDENAKHRRSHENESVKTLYREFFGEPNSHKAHEILHTEYFDKKKILRN
- a CDS encoding [Fe-Fe] hydrogenase large subunit C-terminal domain-containing protein — encoded protein: MNHAIVTTITDRCKRCYSCIRECPAAAIRVVDGQAKVIEERCISCGHCVKVCSQDAKQIFSEIDIVFDLLRTNKVVAIVAPSFAASFPENYKRVPTALRKLGFTQVVETAFGADLIANHYSEILKSEADKTIISSACPAVVSFIQKYYVELVPNLAKVVSPMIALGRYLKQELGDEIKIVFIGPCVAKKHEAVDDEVYGVIDAVLTFHELKEMFDEKQIEINSLEESEFDPPHAMMGKAYPLAGGLLKTTDINDDVLEKDIIVVEGKKKVLEIIEEIAHNNINAKFTDILFCEGCISGPAIDTTLNYYSRREKVIDYIQEKINNVDRRVWKSNLYNARKLNLIRNFKADNQRRPMPDEEKIREILAQTKKFTPKDELNCGACGYETCREYAIAIAKGLAEKEMCLPYLIDELRTAYENLSNTQEQLRIAEKLASIGQLAAGVAHEINNPLGTILLYTSMLKKELEKYYNDDRYKADFELIIEEANRCKNIVSNLLNFARQGKLNLREFDVKNSVEDVLKPFTVNPSYRNIDFILDAANNDCKIVADEDQLKQVFINVIKNACDAMSESEKKLLKVNVNCADKEVTIEFSDTGIGIPKENQNKIFTPFFTTKSIGKGTGLGLAISYGIIKMHKGNITFTSEEGKGTIFKITLPKNQLSNG
- a CDS encoding response regulator, whose amino-acid sequence is MNEKKKILLVDDDLDLLEQNKILIESKGYEVITANSAKEGWEIFKKTKPDACVIDLIMEEYDSGFVLCHRIKKDEHGKNIPVFILTSATYDTGFKFGASTSEEREWINADELINKPVVIDEFVQKLENYFELNQKK